A segment of the Elaeis guineensis isolate ETL-2024a chromosome 6, EG11, whole genome shotgun sequence genome:
AACATAATTGTATCCTGGAGGGCAGGTAACATTGCTTAAACAGTCTAAAAACTGATCATTTTAGCCatcattttttaagaaaaacATAGAAGTGCTACTGTAGTAGTTGCAGGCCATGACAATGTTGTTCTGCACAACCGTGAATGCCGGTTTCACGCTCTACTTGTACCTTCCTCCGCTTGTCTTGCCCTTGCATTACCATTAGCTGTGGAAGTGGCACCGATATCagccttttccttctttttctcatcGCAGCAAAAACGGCATCCATGCCGCTGTGGCTTCTGAGGGTTCTCTGGATCACTGTCGCTGGATTCCATAAAGAGTGCTCGAAGGCACCGTCTTCTGATCCTGGGCTCGTGGGACGGTTTCTGCTCTGGAGTAATGCGAGGTGCAGTCTTCTGTGGTTTAATTGGCTCTGGTGGTCTCCTTAGACTTGCGTCAGTCTTCTGCGGTTTAAGTGGCTCTGGTTGTCTCCTTAGACTCGCGGCCTCCACCTTCTTACTTGATAGCTTCAGGTGAACGCCAGGGTCTCTTTCATTGCAAGAACTACCATGGAAGGTCGAGTTGTTGATGCTTTGCGCATTGCTATTGATGGTGGCAGTGATTGCCGGGTCATCATAGCTTGCCTCAACATCGCCCTTAGGATGCTTGAATCCCCTGTGAATATGGATGTGTGAACCTAGAACCATGGATGCTCCGTTGTTTTCACCTGCTAAGGTGATCATACTCACTGGTTGTCCATTCCCCATCCTCTCCCCAATGCCCACCTTCTGCACCAGTCTTGAATGCCGCTTCTCGATCTCCTTCTCAAAGGGAGCTCGCTCGCCATCGGAGGATGAAGCCATGGCATGGTGGAGATGGCGATCTTATTCTCTTTTCCGCTGGAACCATTTTGTGCTGACTCCTCTCTGTCTACGTTATCTTGCTCCTTAGAATGCCCAGGTTTTGAGATTCTAAGTTCCGCTATTATTTTGCCTGCTTCATTTTGTGGTTTCTGAGGCTCTATTTCTGGCTCTGTTTCGAGTTTGCCTTTAAATCCTTCGGCAAGTCTATCTGATTCTGGATTTTTGGTTTCAGGCTGCTCTTTGGAAGCTGGTTCAGAATGTGCTTCTGACTCGAGGAGTTTGCCAGGCTGCTTGTCTGGTTTTGGTTCTGGGATCGTTCTGGGCTTTTCTTCTTGAGTTTGCTTGGTTTCCTTCTCAGATATTGAGGGGTATGGTTTGGACTCTGGATCTTGTGCAGGATGGTCATCTGTTGGCTTTGAAGCTGATTGGATTGGATTCGTTTCTTGTGTTTGAGGAAGAGCGTGTGGCTGCAATTGTGTAGGTGATTTGGTTTGTACCAAAGTCGGAGATTCATGGGGCAATAGCTCTGGCTGGTTTGATGGTGAAGTTCTTCCAATTGGTGATTTAGGTGGTGAGGAAGGAGACGGGGGTTGAGATAGGATCTGAGACTCCACCTGATTTGCTACTGGTGATGGAGATCTAGAAGCCTTTTGAATTGCAAGTTGTGGAGTTGCTGGTGCTGGTGGGGACTTTGGTTGGGTCTGAGATGGGTGTTGAGGTTCAGCTGGAGGCAGTGGAGTAGATGCCGGAGTTTGAGGTAGGGGTTGCTGCTGAGTTGGGATTGGAGGACGCGGAGGGGTTAGGGATGGATTGGCCCAGAAAGGTAGCCAAAAACGAAATGGCCGAAGCCGGTTGGGTCTGTCTGCCATGCCTTCTTTGTTggaaaagaaaacaagaacaaGATTCTGATGAACAGCTAACACAGAGGTTCACAGATTTCATATATGCTTGTAAGCCAAGGGATTTAATCACAGCCCCTTCAGTGTGGATTTGAATCAGATCCTTAGTACACCCTCGGTTCATAAGGTTGGCATATTCCGGCAGCTTCTCAAGGGCAAACCTCTTGCCCTGAGAAGTTGGATTCTTGTTGGAGCTGCCTTGGTTGACAGGCATTGATCCTATTGTATATAATTCATGCTTGCCACGGAGGTGAATGAATGAAGGAAACGTAGAAGTTGGAAATGTGAACCTATGGTTGGAAAAGGATGCATGCGGTCTAAGCAAACAAGAAGCATGTAAGAGAATTTCTAGGACAAGAAGTTCCACTTGTTTAATATTTCCAGTTCATAAAAATGAAGTTTCCTTGCATTTTCAATAAAATTCATTTCCAAATGGTTTATGATGATAGTGTTCTCGTATAAACTAGATCTATTGCACCTGCATCTCATTATTAAATCACCAGAGCATCTGTCCCTGACTGATACTATAAGCAGACACAAGATAGCAGCAGAATCTATATCTTACCGAGTTTGCGTAAAGCCTAAAGGAAATATTAATACTGGAGACATGGTATCCATTGCCGCTTTTTTCTGTATTTTTCAAATAGCTTCGAACGTGAAGTGCATCATTTTATCCGATTGATCCATATAGTCATCACTTTCCAATATACATTTAATATCtgtagatcaatttttttatttaaaaatcttATATAATAAAAGTACCTCTATTCTTTAGTAAAATTATGCCattctatgtccatattatgacagcatccagaaagtcataatttttatccacagaatgtcataatatacacatgatgtcataattttttttaaagaacagaaatatttaattattcaaaattttcaaacaaaa
Coding sequences within it:
- the LOC105047217 gene encoding LOW QUALITY PROTEIN: uncharacterized protein (The sequence of the model RefSeq protein was modified relative to this genomic sequence to represent the inferred CDS: inserted 1 base in 1 codon); the encoded protein is MADRPNRLRPFRFWLPFWANPSLTPPRPPIPTQQQPLPQTPASTPLPPAEPQHPSQTQPKSPPAPATPQLAIQKASRSPSPVANQVESQILSQPPSPSSPPKSPIGRTSPSNQPELLPHESPTLVQTKSPTQLQPHALPQTQETNPIQSASKPTDDHPAQDPESKPYPSISEKETKQTQEEKPRTIPEPKPDKQPGKLLESEAHSEPASKEQPETKNPESDRLAEGFKGKLETEPEIEPQKPQNEAGKIIAELRISKPGHSKEQDNVDREESAQNGSSGKENKIAISTMPWXSSSDGERAPFEKEIEKRHSRLVQKVGIGERMGNGQPVSMITLAGENNGASMVLGSHIHIHRGFKHPKGDVEASYDDPAITATINSNAQSINNSTFHGSSCNERDPGVHLKLSSKKVEAASLRRQPEPLKPQKTDASLRRPPEPIKPQKTAPRITPEQKPSHEPRIRRRCLRALFMESSDSDPENPQKPQRHGCRFCCDEKKKEKADIGATSTANGNARARQAEEGTSRA